Proteins co-encoded in one Kribbella solani genomic window:
- the trpC gene encoding indole-3-glycerol phosphate synthase TrpC has product MTVLDDILAGVREDLAERQARVSLDDLKLEAQRKPDAKDPMPVFRGDGIAVIAEVKRSSPSKGELAEITDPAALAGEYELGGAAAISVLTEERRFNGSLDDLRAVRGRVDVPVLRKDFVVSSYQLWEARAAGADMVLLIAAALEQEALVSLIERAQSIGLCPLVEVHDEEETRRAVDAGAQLIGVNNRNLKTLEVDRDTFARVAPTIPTELVRVAESGVRGPHDVIEFARAGADVVLVGETLVTGRDPRASVADLVAAGSHPAIQQRH; this is encoded by the coding sequence ATGACTGTGCTTGACGACATTCTCGCCGGGGTCCGGGAGGACCTCGCGGAGCGCCAGGCGCGGGTCAGCCTGGACGACCTGAAGCTGGAGGCCCAGCGGAAGCCGGACGCCAAGGACCCGATGCCGGTGTTCCGCGGCGACGGGATCGCGGTGATCGCCGAGGTGAAGCGGTCCAGCCCGTCCAAGGGCGAGCTGGCCGAGATCACCGATCCGGCCGCGCTGGCCGGGGAGTACGAGCTGGGCGGCGCCGCGGCGATCTCGGTACTGACCGAGGAGCGCCGGTTCAACGGCAGCCTGGACGACCTGCGCGCGGTCCGTGGCCGGGTCGACGTGCCCGTGCTGCGCAAGGACTTCGTGGTCTCGTCGTACCAGCTCTGGGAGGCGCGCGCGGCCGGCGCCGACATGGTGCTGCTGATCGCCGCCGCGCTGGAGCAGGAGGCGCTGGTCTCGCTGATCGAGCGAGCTCAGTCGATCGGCCTGTGCCCGCTGGTCGAGGTGCACGACGAGGAGGAGACCCGGCGTGCGGTGGACGCCGGAGCTCAGCTGATCGGCGTGAACAACCGGAACCTGAAGACCCTCGAGGTCGACCGGGACACCTTCGCCCGGGTGGCGCCGACGATCCCGACCGAGCTGGTCCGGGTGGCGGAGTCCGGGGTCCGCGGCCCGCATGATGTAATCGAGTTCGCGCGCGCCGGGGCCGATGTCGTCCTCGTCGGTGAAACTCTGGTGACCGGCCGCGATCCCCGCGCCTCGGTCGCCGACCTCGTCGCCGCCGGATCGCATCCCGCCATCCAGCAGCGGCACTAG
- a CDS encoding HGxxPAAW family protein codes for MNNTVANQGVDRIDEEVPHDLHGNSPAAWTAVAIVLVAFTVGAIAMVLGPNWVLFWISVGIAVLGALAGKVLQLLGFGVPADGDH; via the coding sequence ATGAACAATACGGTGGCGAATCAAGGGGTCGACCGGATCGACGAGGAGGTCCCGCACGACCTGCACGGCAACAGCCCGGCGGCCTGGACCGCGGTGGCGATCGTGCTGGTCGCGTTCACGGTCGGAGCCATCGCGATGGTGCTCGGCCCGAACTGGGTGCTGTTCTGGATCTCCGTCGGCATCGCGGTGCTTGGCGCGCTGGCCGGCAAGGTGCTGCAGCTGCTCGGCTTCGGGGTTCCGGCCGACGGCGACCACTGA
- a CDS encoding Trp biosynthesis-associated membrane protein, with protein sequence MKPQRLVDLLALVALVLLGLSGYLTWVSADPGNGRVAITFNGYTITKAPVTFALAGVVAIVVTKLAGTALRRVLGGLVALLGAGAVVVALTVRPGGPELSRLRPALSDVVADQVTQTLGPAPWFALAGGLALAGAGLITLLTARHWRRATARYERDPAAAPADQWKAIDAGEDPTL encoded by the coding sequence ATGAAACCGCAACGGTTGGTAGACCTGCTCGCGCTGGTGGCGCTGGTGCTGCTCGGCCTGTCCGGGTATCTCACCTGGGTGTCGGCCGATCCCGGCAACGGCAGAGTGGCCATCACCTTCAACGGCTACACGATCACCAAGGCGCCGGTCACGTTCGCGCTCGCCGGCGTGGTCGCGATCGTGGTCACCAAACTCGCCGGCACGGCGTTGCGCCGGGTGCTGGGCGGTCTGGTCGCGCTCCTCGGCGCAGGTGCGGTCGTGGTCGCGTTGACCGTACGCCCCGGTGGTCCCGAGCTGAGCCGGCTGCGGCCGGCACTGAGTGACGTGGTCGCCGACCAGGTGACCCAAACCCTCGGCCCGGCGCCGTGGTTCGCGCTGGCCGGTGGGCTGGCACTGGCCGGAGCGGGGCTGATCACCTTGCTGACGGCGCGGCACTGGCGGCGCGCCACCGCCAGGTACGAGCGGGATCCGGCCGCCGCGCCGGCGGATCAGTGGAAGGCGATCGACGCCGGGGAGGACCCGACTCTCTGA
- a CDS encoding anthranilate synthase component I, with translation MNTPDLETFREYAKDRRVIPVTRRVLGDAETPIGVYGKLAAEREGTFLLESAENGGVWSRYSFIGVRSAATLTERNGEAIWTGNPPVGLPQSGDPLQVLRQTLEILHTPRLPDLPPLTGGMVGFLGYDAVRRIERLPDTTTDDLGLPELTFLFATDLAALDHETGEIWLIANAVNWDDSDERVDEAYADAVRRLDAMERDLARPTPSYVVRADRLAEPDPHRQRSSAEYREAVEHAKEEIRAGEAFQIVVSQRFELQTTASALDIYRVLRRSNPSPYMYLVRLDGFDIVGSSPEALVKVTENKVILHPIAGTRRRGATPEEDHALEVELRADVKERAEHLMLVDLGRNDVGKVCAPGTVEVIDFMDVRRYSHVMHLESTVTGQLAAGRTAFDALTAAFPAGTLSGAPKPRAMEIIDKLEITRRGVYGGVVGYLDFAGDADTAIAIRTAVLRGGTAYVQAGAGIVADSDPAAEDAECRTKAAAVLNAIAVAGTFSDV, from the coding sequence GTGAACACTCCGGACCTCGAAACCTTCCGCGAGTACGCGAAGGACCGCCGCGTCATCCCGGTCACCCGGCGCGTGCTGGGTGACGCCGAGACGCCGATCGGGGTGTACGGGAAGCTGGCCGCCGAGCGTGAAGGCACGTTCTTGCTGGAATCGGCGGAGAACGGCGGCGTCTGGTCGCGGTACTCGTTCATCGGCGTCCGCTCCGCCGCGACGCTGACCGAGCGGAACGGCGAGGCGATCTGGACCGGCAACCCGCCGGTCGGCCTGCCGCAGAGCGGTGACCCGCTGCAGGTGCTCCGCCAGACGCTGGAGATCCTGCACACCCCGCGCCTGCCGGACCTGCCCCCGCTGACCGGTGGCATGGTCGGATTCCTCGGGTACGACGCGGTCCGCCGGATCGAACGGTTGCCGGACACAACCACCGACGACCTCGGCCTGCCCGAGCTGACCTTCCTGTTCGCCACCGACCTGGCCGCGCTCGACCACGAGACCGGCGAGATCTGGCTGATCGCGAACGCGGTGAACTGGGACGACTCCGACGAGCGCGTCGACGAGGCGTACGCGGACGCCGTACGCCGCCTGGACGCGATGGAACGGGACCTGGCCCGGCCGACCCCGTCCTATGTGGTCCGGGCCGACCGCCTGGCCGAGCCGGACCCGCACCGGCAGCGCTCCAGCGCCGAGTACCGGGAGGCGGTCGAGCACGCCAAGGAGGAGATCCGGGCCGGTGAGGCGTTCCAGATCGTCGTCTCCCAGCGGTTCGAGCTGCAGACCACCGCGTCGGCGCTGGACATCTACCGGGTGCTGCGCCGGTCGAACCCCAGCCCGTACATGTATCTGGTCCGCCTGGACGGTTTCGACATCGTCGGTTCCAGCCCGGAGGCGCTGGTCAAGGTCACCGAGAACAAGGTGATCCTGCACCCGATCGCCGGCACCCGCCGCCGCGGCGCGACGCCGGAGGAGGACCACGCGCTGGAGGTGGAGCTGCGCGCCGACGTCAAGGAGCGGGCCGAGCACCTGATGCTGGTCGACCTCGGCCGCAACGACGTCGGCAAGGTCTGCGCGCCGGGCACGGTCGAGGTGATCGACTTCATGGACGTCCGCCGGTACAGCCACGTGATGCACCTGGAGTCGACGGTGACCGGTCAGCTGGCGGCCGGCCGGACCGCGTTCGACGCGCTCACCGCCGCGTTCCCGGCCGGAACGTTGTCCGGGGCACCGAAACCGCGGGCGATGGAGATCATCGACAAGCTGGAGATCACCCGGCGCGGCGTGTACGGCGGCGTGGTCGGCTACCTGGACTTCGCCGGTGACGCCGACACCGCGATCGCGATCCGGACCGCGGTGCTGCGCGGCGGCACCGCGTACGTACAGGCCGGGGCCGGGATCGTCGCCGACTCCGATCCGGCCGCGGAGGACGCCGAGTGCCGGACCAAGGCGGCCGCCGTACTGAACGCGATCGCGGTCGCGGGAACCTTCAGTGACGTATGA
- the hisI gene encoding phosphoribosyl-AMP cyclohydrolase — translation MTIDELTFDAAGLIPAVVQQYDTREVLMMAWMDAEAVRRTAATGRGTFWSRSRQKYWVKGETSGHRQHVKQILVDCDADALLLLVDQEGPACHTGTRSCFEHGEFEVKA, via the coding sequence GTGACTATCGACGAGCTGACGTTCGATGCGGCCGGGCTGATCCCGGCCGTGGTGCAGCAGTACGACACCCGCGAGGTCCTGATGATGGCCTGGATGGACGCGGAGGCGGTGCGCCGGACCGCGGCGACCGGGCGGGGTACGTTCTGGTCGCGGAGCCGGCAGAAGTACTGGGTCAAGGGTGAGACCAGCGGCCATCGTCAGCACGTCAAGCAGATCCTCGTCGACTGCGACGCCGACGCCCTCCTGCTGCTCGTCGACCAGGAAGGGCCCGCCTGTCACACCGGCACCCGCAGCTGCTTCGAACACGGCGAGTTCGAGGTGAAGGCGTGA
- a CDS encoding dipeptidase: MTRIEELLREYPVIDGHNDLPIAFYELCGYDLDAHDLAGPVPTLNTDLPRLRAGRVGGQFWSLWVPQDEHAVLRTFEQLDFVRRLVERFPADLELASTADEVEAAMKAGRVASLMGMEGGHSIGESLGVLRVMRALGVRYLTLTHNHNVSWADSATDEPVLGGLNEFGEEVVREMNRIGMLVDLSHVSADTMRHALRVTRTPVIFSHSSARAVCDVPRNAPDDVLETLARNEGVCMVTFVPAFVSAAYAEWVEEAVTKARQAGLELHGPENRAEVEALVGRPRPEATLADVVAHVEHVREVAGIEHVGIGGDYDGCPEFPAELPDVASYPVLFQALADRGWSTDDLGKLANGNILRVLRAADEAAG; this comes from the coding sequence ATGACGCGGATCGAGGAACTGCTGCGGGAGTATCCGGTGATCGACGGGCACAACGACCTGCCGATCGCGTTCTACGAACTGTGCGGGTACGACCTGGACGCGCACGATCTGGCCGGGCCGGTGCCCACGCTCAACACCGATCTGCCGCGGTTGCGGGCCGGGCGGGTCGGCGGTCAGTTCTGGTCGTTGTGGGTGCCGCAGGACGAGCACGCCGTACTCCGTACGTTCGAGCAGCTGGACTTCGTCCGGCGGCTGGTCGAGCGGTTCCCGGCGGACCTGGAGCTGGCGTCCACGGCCGACGAGGTGGAGGCCGCGATGAAGGCCGGCCGGGTCGCCTCGCTGATGGGCATGGAGGGCGGCCACTCGATCGGTGAGTCCCTCGGCGTACTGCGGGTAATGCGCGCGCTCGGCGTCCGGTACCTGACGCTCACGCACAACCACAACGTCTCCTGGGCGGACTCCGCGACCGACGAGCCGGTGCTCGGCGGGCTGAACGAGTTCGGCGAGGAGGTGGTCCGGGAGATGAACCGGATCGGCATGCTGGTCGACCTCTCGCATGTTTCCGCGGACACGATGCGGCACGCGCTCCGTGTCACCCGGACGCCGGTCATCTTCAGTCATTCGTCGGCGCGGGCGGTGTGTGACGTACCGCGGAACGCTCCGGACGACGTGCTCGAGACGCTCGCACGGAACGAGGGCGTGTGCATGGTCACGTTCGTACCGGCGTTCGTGTCGGCCGCGTACGCCGAGTGGGTCGAGGAGGCGGTGACCAAGGCTCGGCAGGCTGGGCTGGAGCTGCACGGGCCGGAGAACCGGGCTGAGGTGGAGGCACTGGTCGGGCGGCCGCGGCCGGAGGCGACGCTCGCGGACGTGGTCGCGCATGTCGAACACGTCCGCGAGGTGGCCGGGATCGAGCACGTCGGGATCGGCGGGGATTACGACGGCTGCCCGGAGTTCCCGGCCGAGCTGCCGGACGTGGCGTCGTACCCGGTGCTGTTCCAGGCGCTGGCCGACCGGGGCTGGAGCACGGACGACCTCGGAAAGCTTGCCAACGGCAACATCCTCCGGGTACTCCGCGCCGCGGACGAGGCAGCCGGCTAG
- a CDS encoding GNAT family N-acetyltransferase, giving the protein MSTAGVGELGAVVEVLRGWQGEELPLQLHPGDLGWFWRFGAERTAAATRVWRRDGEIVAVGMLDEADWVRMSIAPDAQRDEELAERIAADVADPARGVLIEGKVFVETPMGALVQEVLFKAGWNADEPWIPLRRDLTEPVPDPGVRVDVIGAEEAHERAGVQRASFDGSTFSNDRWFAMADGVPYADARCLVLRNELGESVAAATVWSAGAGRPGYIEPMGVHRMHRGRGYGTAMVQACAVALREMGASSVYMCTPGFNVGAVATYEAGGMKRLPEIRAQYRNA; this is encoded by the coding sequence ATGAGTACGGCGGGTGTGGGGGAGTTGGGGGCGGTTGTCGAGGTTTTGCGGGGGTGGCAGGGCGAGGAACTGCCGTTGCAGTTGCATCCGGGGGATCTGGGGTGGTTCTGGCGGTTCGGGGCGGAGCGGACCGCGGCGGCGACGCGGGTCTGGCGGCGGGACGGGGAGATCGTCGCGGTCGGGATGCTGGACGAAGCGGACTGGGTACGGATGTCGATCGCGCCGGATGCACAGCGTGACGAAGAGCTCGCGGAGCGGATTGCCGCCGATGTGGCCGACCCGGCGCGGGGCGTACTGATCGAGGGCAAGGTTTTCGTCGAGACGCCGATGGGCGCGCTGGTTCAGGAGGTGCTGTTCAAGGCCGGGTGGAACGCCGACGAGCCGTGGATTCCGCTCCGGCGGGATCTGACCGAACCGGTGCCGGACCCGGGCGTACGCGTGGATGTGATCGGCGCGGAGGAAGCGCACGAACGGGCCGGGGTGCAGCGGGCGTCGTTCGACGGGTCGACGTTCAGCAACGATCGCTGGTTCGCGATGGCCGACGGGGTGCCGTACGCGGACGCGCGCTGTCTCGTGTTGCGCAATGAGCTCGGCGAGTCGGTCGCGGCGGCGACGGTTTGGTCGGCGGGTGCGGGGCGGCCGGGGTACATCGAGCCGATGGGGGTGCATCGGATGCACCGCGGGCGTGGGTACGGGACCGCGATGGTGCAGGCGTGCGCGGTGGCGTTGCGGGAGATGGGGGCGTCGAGCGTGTACATGTGTACGCCGGGGTTCAACGTCGGCGCGGTCGCGACGTACGAGGCCGGCGGGATGAAGCGGCTCCCGGAGATCCGCGCCCAGTACCGCAACGCCTGA
- a CDS encoding Fe-S cluster assembly protein HesB, with product MLTLTENATLVIKSITGVEGAPEGAGVRISQENPADPALAVTTTEAPQPGDQVVEEAGARVFLEHNAANALDDKILDAAVDDKGGVEFLLVPQPGAGHENGAAPTP from the coding sequence GTGTTGACCCTGACTGAGAACGCGACGCTGGTGATCAAGAGCATCACCGGGGTCGAGGGTGCGCCGGAGGGGGCCGGGGTACGGATCTCGCAGGAGAATCCGGCGGATCCGGCGCTCGCGGTGACGACCACCGAGGCACCGCAACCGGGTGACCAGGTGGTCGAGGAAGCCGGCGCGCGGGTGTTCCTCGAGCACAACGCCGCGAACGCCCTGGATGACAAGATCCTGGACGCCGCGGTCGACGACAAGGGCGGTGTCGAGTTCCTGCTGGTACCGCAGCCGGGTGCCGGGCACGAGAACGGCGCCGCCCCAACCCCGTAA
- a CDS encoding ABC transporter ATP-binding protein, protein MSAAEASRLDHGDNAGGLQTLKDGLKVSPELARGWWLTGILALTMTAGRIVVPIAVQQTIDKGLSGPNGPNMSYVAWMCLVCAVGVILTAGASYLTTVRLAINSEYGLATMRIKAFRHVHDLPVLTQSTERRGALVSRVTSDVDTVSQFLQFGGFIFLVSLGQMLLATIVMFFYSWQLALVVLICFLPLFGSLKYLQRAMSAAYGIVRAKVGEMLSAIAEPVVGAQVVRSYAIEQRTQDRIDASIEAYRKTSTKAQALTGVTFSIGGLAAGLANAGVLTVGVLLGVDKQATLGELLAFMFLVALFSDPVQIATQVLTDAQSAFAGWRRVLGVIATPADVVDPGESGVTQARGPITVEFADVDFAYPEGDLVLRDVDVRIEPHRRVAVVGETGSGKTTFAKLLTRLMDPTSGAVRLDGVDAREIAFGSLRERVVMVPQDGYLFDASLAENVRFGRPEVTDAELVTAFDSLGLTDWLESLPDGLNSPVGQRGESLSAGERQLVALVRANIADPDLLVLDEATSAVDPGTEVRVNAALERLMAGRTSVTIAHRLSTAEAADEVLVFDDGEVVERGPHAELVGAGGVYTRLHDSWIAQRSAL, encoded by the coding sequence GTGAGCGCCGCGGAGGCAAGCCGGCTGGACCACGGTGACAACGCGGGTGGTCTGCAGACGCTCAAGGACGGATTGAAGGTCTCGCCGGAGCTCGCGCGCGGGTGGTGGCTGACCGGCATCCTCGCGCTGACCATGACCGCCGGGCGGATCGTCGTACCGATCGCGGTACAGCAGACGATCGACAAGGGCCTGTCCGGGCCGAACGGTCCGAACATGTCGTACGTCGCCTGGATGTGCCTGGTCTGCGCGGTGGGCGTGATCCTGACCGCGGGCGCTTCGTACCTGACGACCGTGCGGCTGGCGATCAACTCCGAGTACGGGCTGGCGACGATGCGGATCAAGGCGTTCCGCCACGTCCACGATCTGCCGGTGCTGACGCAGAGCACCGAGCGGCGTGGCGCGCTGGTCAGCCGGGTGACATCCGATGTGGACACGGTGTCGCAGTTCCTGCAGTTCGGCGGGTTCATCTTCCTGGTCAGTCTCGGGCAGATGCTGCTCGCGACGATCGTGATGTTCTTCTACTCGTGGCAGCTCGCGCTGGTCGTACTGATCTGCTTCCTGCCGCTGTTCGGCAGTTTGAAGTACCTGCAGCGGGCGATGTCGGCGGCGTACGGGATCGTCCGGGCGAAGGTCGGCGAGATGCTGTCCGCGATCGCGGAGCCGGTGGTCGGCGCGCAGGTGGTCCGCTCGTACGCGATCGAGCAGCGTACCCAGGACCGGATCGACGCGTCGATCGAGGCGTACCGGAAGACGTCGACGAAGGCGCAGGCGCTGACCGGGGTGACGTTCTCGATCGGTGGGCTGGCGGCCGGTCTCGCGAACGCGGGCGTACTGACCGTCGGCGTGCTGCTCGGCGTGGACAAGCAGGCGACGCTCGGCGAGCTGCTCGCCTTCATGTTCCTGGTCGCCCTGTTCTCGGACCCGGTCCAGATCGCCACGCAGGTGCTGACGGACGCGCAGAGCGCGTTCGCCGGCTGGCGGCGCGTACTCGGTGTCATCGCGACTCCGGCGGACGTGGTCGACCCGGGCGAGTCGGGCGTGACGCAGGCCCGCGGGCCGATCACGGTCGAGTTCGCGGACGTGGATTTCGCTTATCCGGAAGGGGATCTGGTCCTGCGCGACGTCGACGTACGGATCGAGCCGCACCGGCGGGTCGCGGTCGTCGGCGAGACCGGGTCGGGGAAGACGACGTTCGCGAAGCTGCTGACCCGGTTGATGGACCCGACCTCCGGCGCGGTCCGGCTGGACGGGGTGGACGCGCGGGAGATCGCGTTCGGCTCGCTGCGTGAGCGGGTCGTGATGGTGCCGCAGGACGGGTATTTGTTCGACGCGTCGCTGGCCGAGAACGTACGCTTCGGCCGGCCCGAGGTGACCGACGCGGAGCTGGTCACCGCGTTCGATTCGCTCGGTCTGACGGACTGGCTGGAGTCGCTTCCGGACGGGCTGAACTCGCCGGTCGGTCAGCGCGGCGAGTCGTTGTCGGCGGGGGAGCGGCAGCTGGTCGCGCTCGTCCGCGCGAACATCGCGGACCCGGATCTGCTGGTCCTCGACGAGGCGACTTCGGCGGTCGACCCGGGTACCGAAGTACGCGTCAACGCGGCGCTCGAGCGGCTGATGGCCGGTCGCACGTCGGTGACGATCGCGCACCGGCTGTCGACTGCCGAGGCGGCCGACGAGGTCCTGGTCTTCGACGACGGCGAGGTGGTCGAGCGCGGCCCGCACGCCGAGCTGGTCGGCGCCGGCGGTGTCTACACCCGCCTGCACGACAGCTGGATCGCCCAACGCTCCGCGCTCTGA
- a CDS encoding ABC transporter ATP-binding protein: MPVPKVPDKGSVTRRGFGVLRVAIWEEPGIFALAALASMLYGAMTVAGGWALGWSTDHLIRPAFERGETTTGALIALISLFMGIAILNAIGVVGRRLGAGIMQFRLQATYRQRVTRQYLKLPLEWHHQHSTGMLLSNANADVESTWFVIAPLPMAIGVVAMLVFATIAMFAADVWLALVGCLVFPLVFIVNVIFQRYLQPLATRAQQLRADVSEVAHESFDGALVVKTLGREAAETERFRAPTYALRDANIAVNKARGLFDPVIDGLPRLGVLAVLLVGVGRVRSGGADAGDVVQVAFLFTLIGFPIRALGWVLGELPRSVVGWDRVYRVLTAEGGMEYGAARLTSAKAARLQVAGVRFGYLPERDVLAGVDFAIEPGRTVAVVGPTGAGKSTLTTMLTRLVDPEQGAVKIDGIDLRELARDELAGSVALVAQTAFLFDDTIRGNITLGGAYTDDEVWAALRIAQGAAFIEELPGGLDAKVGERGTTLSGGQRQRIALARALVRKPRLLILDDATSAVDPQVEARILAGLRTAVQDGSGAATTVLVIAYRKATISLADEVLFLDEGRIQAHGTHAELQAATPAYRDLVDAYEKDAERREEEAAQNELDSEGATA; this comes from the coding sequence TTGCCTGTCCCGAAAGTCCCCGACAAGGGCAGCGTCACCCGGCGGGGGTTCGGGGTGCTGCGGGTCGCGATCTGGGAGGAGCCGGGCATCTTCGCGCTGGCCGCGCTCGCCAGCATGCTGTACGGCGCGATGACGGTGGCCGGCGGCTGGGCCCTCGGCTGGTCCACCGATCACCTGATCCGGCCCGCGTTCGAGCGCGGTGAGACCACCACCGGCGCGCTGATCGCGCTGATCTCGCTGTTCATGGGGATCGCGATCCTGAACGCGATCGGGGTGGTCGGGCGGCGGCTCGGCGCCGGCATCATGCAGTTCCGGCTGCAGGCGACGTACCGGCAGCGGGTCACCCGGCAGTACCTGAAACTTCCGCTCGAGTGGCACCACCAGCACTCGACCGGGATGCTGCTCTCGAATGCGAACGCCGACGTCGAGTCCACCTGGTTCGTGATCGCGCCGCTGCCGATGGCGATCGGCGTGGTCGCGATGCTGGTGTTCGCGACGATCGCGATGTTCGCGGCCGATGTCTGGCTGGCGCTGGTCGGCTGCCTGGTGTTCCCGCTGGTCTTCATCGTGAACGTGATCTTCCAGCGCTACCTGCAGCCGCTCGCGACCCGGGCGCAGCAGCTCCGCGCGGACGTGTCCGAGGTGGCGCACGAGTCGTTCGACGGCGCGCTGGTGGTGAAGACGCTCGGCCGGGAGGCGGCCGAGACGGAGCGGTTCCGCGCCCCGACGTACGCGCTCCGGGACGCGAACATCGCGGTGAACAAGGCCCGCGGCCTGTTCGACCCGGTGATCGACGGCCTGCCGCGGCTCGGCGTGCTCGCGGTGCTGCTGGTCGGGGTCGGCCGGGTCCGGTCCGGCGGTGCGGACGCGGGTGACGTGGTCCAGGTCGCGTTCCTGTTCACGCTGATCGGCTTCCCGATCCGGGCGCTCGGCTGGGTGCTGGGTGAACTGCCGCGATCCGTCGTCGGCTGGGACCGGGTGTATCGGGTGCTGACCGCGGAGGGCGGGATGGAGTACGGCGCCGCGCGGCTGACCTCGGCGAAGGCGGCCCGGCTGCAGGTCGCGGGCGTCCGGTTCGGGTACCTGCCCGAGCGGGACGTCCTGGCCGGCGTCGACTTCGCGATCGAGCCCGGCCGGACGGTCGCGGTGGTCGGCCCGACCGGCGCGGGCAAGTCCACGCTGACCACGATGCTGACCCGGCTGGTCGACCCGGAGCAGGGCGCGGTGAAGATCGACGGGATCGACCTGCGGGAGCTGGCCCGCGACGAACTGGCCGGTTCGGTCGCGCTGGTGGCCCAGACCGCGTTCCTGTTCGACGACACGATCCGCGGCAACATCACGCTCGGTGGCGCGTACACCGACGACGAGGTCTGGGCCGCGTTGCGGATCGCGCAGGGTGCCGCCTTCATCGAGGAGTTGCCGGGCGGCCTGGACGCGAAGGTCGGCGAGCGGGGTACGACCCTGTCCGGCGGGCAGCGGCAGCGGATCGCGCTGGCCCGGGCGCTGGTCCGCAAACCCCGGCTGCTGATCCTTGACGACGCGACCAGCGCGGTCGACCCGCAGGTCGAGGCCCGCATCCTGGCCGGGCTGCGGACCGCGGTTCAGGACGGTTCCGGCGCCGCGACGACGGTGCTGGTGATCGCGTACCGGAAGGCGACGATCTCGCTCGCGGACGAGGTGCTGTTCCTCGACGAGGGCCGGATTCAGGCGCACGGTACGCATGCCGAGCTGCAGGCGGCCACGCCCGCGTACCGGGACCTGGTCGACGCGTACGAGAAGGACGCCGAGCGGCGCGAGGAAGAGGCCGCACAGAACGAGCTGGACTCGGAAGGAGCGACGGCGTGA
- a CDS encoding TIGR03085 family metal-binding protein, with the protein MTDYSQVERRALCDLFDEVGPAAPTLCEGWDAYDLAVHLYVREADPVAGPGIMIPALADTTERRMKRIKERFGYAEVVDKVRNGPPPVSIYALPKLGHQLNTTEYFVHHEDVRRAQPAYEVRTLPGEQQDGLWKAIRLAAKTMTRKAPTGLVVARPDGTAAVAKRPNENGSVTVVGEPAELVLFCFGRQQVADVQLEGEPEAVELLRNTSFGV; encoded by the coding sequence GTGACCGACTACAGCCAGGTAGAACGACGCGCGCTCTGTGATCTGTTCGACGAGGTCGGGCCTGCCGCGCCGACGCTCTGTGAAGGCTGGGACGCGTACGACCTGGCGGTTCACCTGTACGTACGCGAAGCCGATCCGGTCGCCGGGCCGGGGATCATGATTCCGGCGCTCGCGGACACCACCGAGCGGCGGATGAAGCGGATCAAGGAACGGTTCGGGTACGCCGAGGTGGTGGACAAGGTCCGGAACGGTCCGCCGCCGGTCTCGATCTACGCGCTGCCGAAACTCGGTCACCAGCTGAACACGACCGAGTACTTCGTCCACCACGAGGACGTCCGCCGCGCCCAGCCCGCGTACGAGGTGCGGACGCTGCCCGGCGAGCAGCAGGACGGTCTGTGGAAAGCGATCCGGCTGGCCGCGAAGACGATGACCCGCAAGGCACCGACCGGCCTGGTGGTCGCGCGCCCGGACGGCACCGCGGCCGTCGCGAAACGGCCGAACGAGAACGGCTCCGTCACCGTGGTCGGCGAACCGGCTGAGCTGGTGCTGTTCTGCTTCGGCCGGCAACAGGTCGCCGACGTGCAACTGGAAGGCGAGCCGGAAGCAGTCGAGCTCCTCCGCAACACCTCATTCGGCGTGTGA
- a CDS encoding VTT domain-containing protein, whose amino-acid sequence MSGDAKFDLWYLFALAGAVLIGAVLPVLPTGAAVSAGAVLASHSNPIGLVGVLIAGAAGAYVGDLIVYAGCRFGGERLAQRIGWLRDNASLDALRVRLAEHEITVLLTSRLIPGGRVPVLLAAGLAGYRWERFALVDLAASSLWAGVYMAIGLLGYALFDEPWQGVLAAIVLVILTTAVSSLVQRARRKRSEAKAAAGSHAE is encoded by the coding sequence GTGAGCGGCGACGCGAAGTTCGATCTCTGGTACTTGTTCGCGCTGGCCGGGGCGGTGTTGATCGGGGCCGTACTTCCGGTGCTGCCGACCGGTGCGGCCGTGTCCGCGGGCGCGGTGCTCGCGTCGCACAGCAATCCGATCGGGCTGGTCGGTGTACTGATCGCGGGCGCGGCGGGGGCGTACGTCGGTGATCTGATCGTGTACGCCGGGTGCCGCTTCGGCGGGGAGCGATTGGCCCAGCGGATCGGGTGGTTGCGTGACAACGCCTCGCTCGACGCGCTCCGGGTCCGATTGGCCGAGCACGAGATCACCGTGTTGCTGACCTCCCGGTTGATCCCGGGCGGCCGGGTGCCGGTCCTGCTCGCCGCCGGCCTGGCCGGGTACCGGTGGGAGCGGTTCGCGCTTGTCGACTTGGCCGCGTCGTCGTTGTGGGCGGGTGTCTACATGGCGATTGGGCTCCTTGGCTACGCGCTGTTCGACGAACCGTGGCAGGGTGTGCTCGCCGCGATCGTGCTCGTCATCCTGACCACCGCGGTCAGCTCGCTGGTCCAGCGCGCCCGCCGCAAACGCTCCGAGGCAAAGGCAGCCGCCGGGTCACACGCCGAATGA